The genomic stretch TGACTggaaaagatactttgtatgattcaatatttttacatttattaggaCTTGTtttgagcacctgggtggctcggttggttaagcatctgcctttggctcagatcgtgatcctagggtcctgggatcaagccccgcattgggctccctgctctgcggagagcctgcttctccctctgcctctgactctctgtctctcatgaataaataaataaaatctttaaaaaaaagacttgttttgtggcctaacatatagtctatcctgaagaatgtttTCACGTGAACTTGAGAGAAACATGCATTCAGCTATTTTTAGGAACAAtaacagaactagaaaaagaacaaactaaattcAATGTTagcagaaagatgaaaataatagatgttagagcagaaataaaggaaatagagaatatcaaaacaatagggagaaaaaaacccccaaactaaGAGTTGTTAATTTGAAGAGATCTAGATGACCCTGGGTTTGGTGATAACTTTTAGACATAACACCAAAGGACCTACTCATGAAAGAAAGCATTGATAAGTTGGATTTccttaaaattaaacatttctgctctgtgaaagacttTGTCCAGAAAGTAAAaacacaagccacagactgggggcaaacatttgcaaaagacatatcttataaaggactgttatctaaaacatacaaataacccatgttcatagcagcattatttacaataaccaaaaggtagaaacaacatagtgtccatcgatggataaatgggtaaaaaaatgtggtatatatatactgtgaaatattatccagccctaaaaaggaataaaattcctACACATGTTGCagtatggatgaaacttgaagacattatgttacatgaaataagccagtcacaacaTGACAAATATTGTGTCATTCTACTCCTATGAGGTAACTATTCTATCTAAATctgtaaaaacagaaagaaaaatggtagTTTCTAGGGGCCGAGTGGAGGGGAGAATAGGAATTTAGTGTTTAATGAGTATAGAttttcagttggggaagatgaaaaagttttggacatggatggtggtgatgggttGCACAACCCTGTGAGTGTACTTAAAGCCACAGAAGTGTGcccttaaaattgtttaaaatgttaattctatgttttgtatattatactgtaataaaaaaataaatgaaaaaatcaatgGTTAGCAAGAGTAGTCTAATGTGCTTGATGAGAATATTTTCAAAGGTCTTTGAAGTGTTCCCTTGGATACCAgtaagatcaaaattcaaaatgcttTTGTTAGAGACAATGATACTGGGCTGCACTCCATTTTATTTGACGAAGCAAGAACGTTAGATGTCAACATAACCACAATAACATACCAGAGGAAGTGTTATTACCCAGCCAGTAAATATTGAAATCCTTCCATGCTCTATTCTTTGTTTGTATGTCCTAAACTGACATGAGGGAATTTCTTCCATACCTAGAGCTTCAATTATCATGTATATGCAGATGCCTCACAAATTTATGTCTTCAATTATCTCCCTGAGTTCAACTATTTCATGTCTCAATgtcacctcaaactcaacatgtccaacACCAAATTCATGATTACTAATCCTTCATGTGGTTATTTCCTATCCATCTAGTTGAATAAGCCATAATGCCAGGAGCGTCACTCTCCTTTATATCCCATATCCTATGAGAAGCTCCTGTGCCACCATGTACTTCTTGCTACCACTTATCTCGTTAGCACTTTTACATTCATTTCTGTGGGTGTTTGATTAATGTCCATCTCTCACACCACAGTGCACATTCCAGGTGAAGAGACCTTATTTTCACTCATAATCATATCCCCAGAATATATCACAGTGTAAACACCCTTTACATGAGTGTTTATTACATGCTTGttgaataaagaaatctttaagcTTTGAACTCATCATTGGGAAATAAGTTTGATGtgcaaaatttataaataattcctttctttcctatttatatGAAGATGTGAGTCATTTCCCCAAGCAGTTAGGGGTTGTAGTTTGCCACTCATGTTGAGATTACCCTGGCCATTGCTTTTAGTTCTGAATTTTTAGTTCAGTGTCATCTTGGACATCTATCCAAATTTCTCGAACATTTCCTGTTGAGTACAATGATTCCTGTATCTTTTACCTCTCATTAATATTAATCCAAATATACTGTTCAATTCCTTGAgtggaaaatatgaaatactcGATGCTCACAAGTCCGCAAGTACAGGTAGAGGTCctgaggatggggatgggggagtTTATCTCAGGACTCAACTCTGTGGATTCGAGTCCTGCTTTTGCTGCTAGTTTCAAATGAGTTTACTTAATACCTGACCTGTTTCTGCATTTCTGAAAGTAGACACGGTATTAAAAATACCTATAGCACAAAAGTATTGTGAGAATTATGTGGGAGAATGTCTCTGGAATTACTTTGTAAGCTGTACAGTGACACAAATGTATATAATTAGCCCAATGTGAATAGGGTTAAAGTGAATCCTAAAACAGCAATGGGACTGTGGAGGAGGTTTCTGGCAAAGACTCACACAGTTTGTGGGTAACTACTTTTCACAGTACATTTCCATCTTGTTTCTGAACTtgattttgaaatgaataatGGAGTGGTTGCAGCAAGGACAAAGAtaacttaaaagagaaaaaaaggagggacgAGCACTTTTAAAATCTTGTATTTAGCCGATGAATTTAGAGTCTATTTCTACAGTGTTTCAGCTTCCTGGAAATCCCGACCGCCCCGGGTGTCTCTCACCTCCCTCTCTAACGACCCGACGCCGCAACCAAGTAGGCCGATGTCACGCCGCCTGCTTCTGGGTCTTACGTCATCAGATTGTGACATAGCGCCCTCACGTAGGTGCTCGATTGTGACGTCACACGCCCTTTGCAGTATATAAAGCCGAAAGCGGAACCGTCTTCCAGCTGCACCAGGCAGTGTGGGATGCTTATCATCTTGGCCCGTGACTTCCCTAGTCCGGGTGACTAGTGTCCCCCTGCTTCCCAACTGCCAGCCGAGTGCCTCCGTGCCCGAGAGAAAGAGGCGGAAGAGGAAACATGAGCATGCTGTTGCTTCTACTGAGCGgtattctgtttgcttttctgtttgtcttctgGAAAAGCCACTTTCAGGTACAGTGTGTAAGAGAAATTGGAATTAGATGAAGTGAGGTGGTTCATGGATGGGAGGTGTGTGTCTGAGAGAGTAGAACAAtactaaaatagtaaaataagagTAAGAGAAGGTTATTTCATTCCTCTTCTCTTGCAAGAGCCCCAGATGTTTACCCCCAACGCTTCTTTCTTACCGACCAATGACTGGGCAGCTGTGGTCTGCTGTAAAAGGCCCCAAGTCACTGAGTATGTGGTCAGCTTTTCACCCACTTGAAAAGTAGAGCTGAAAGTGCCCGCTCCACCACCTCCTGTTTTAGGAATCTgtaccttctctctcttctctagtTTCTACTACTCCTTAGGTTTGTTTGCCTCTTTCTCCCCTGGTTTCAGTCATCTGTATGGCAGGTATTTGGGCTTTCACAAATAATTCAGGTCAAAATGTGGGTTTCCTGGTGATATTGAAAGCTGCAAGTGACTTTAGATCTTTAGTGATCCTTTTAGATAAGGATCTACTTTTCTGTCCTTTTAGATAAGACCTACTTTTCTGTCTAAGAAATGTAAGCCAAAGATAtgacattttgatatttaaaggctactttcatatatatatatatatttttttcagtgtttgggAAGAGCATATTTCCAAAATCAACATTGTTGATTTTCAATCTCTAATTCTTAGGGGAGGACAATCAGTTTATTTTGGTAACCGAGACTAAGCATGTTAGTTGGCAGTACAgtagacccttgaacaacataggtttgaactcCATGGGTCTTTacgttctctctttttttgatacagtacagcaaatgtattttctcttccttattattttcttaataacattttcttttctctagctttattgtaaaaatacagtatataatacatatataagatGTGTGTTAATCAAGTGTTTtctgtaaggcttctggtcaagagtaggctattagtagttaagttttgggagagtcagaagttatacatgGGTTTTTGACTGCACAGAGAATCAATGCCTTTAACCCCCCACAccttgttcaaaggtcaactgtatttggAAATTGTTAAACTCAATATAACTACATGTGTACAATTTCCTTCCCTTACAGAGCAGCGTTGGTGAAATGTCATCAAATTCGACTTCTCTTGCACTAGTAAGACCAACCTCTTCTACTGGGTCAACTAAGAGCAATACTGATAAGAGTCTTTCAGTCAACAGCCTCTCTCAGGATATCTTAATTAATTCCCCACACATCATAACCATGCAGAAGCGAATATTGGCCAATCTCAGGATCGTGGAATACAAGCTGGCTGAACTGGAACATTTCCTAGTTACCAAGGGTTTAAATGGTGCATTAGTTAACTGGAAATCTGACAGGCTTAGAGAATGTAATGACAGTGGAGGCAATCATTAAAGGCACTTTGAGTGAATTCATTTGATTATATGTGTTTATACCAAATGAATTGTTTAAAAGGGGAGGGGATGCCAAGTCAGGTACAAAAACCAGACGTTTATCAATTTGCTTTTACTGACATTTTAAGAATTgattacatgttttatatatttatacatttatatattttatatatacaagttTGACaagtttataaacatatataaacatatttatgtatgtatgtatatatatatatatatatatatatatgttttactgGGGAAGGAATGAAAGTACAGTAGAGAAAGAAATGGTTCCTCAGTTTTGCGTTAGAAAATAAACTACAGCAAAAAGAATATAGTTGAGATATAGTGATTTCAATTTCACTCACCTGTGAAAAACAGTTTTGGTATACAATATGCAAATGTCTTTTTGCATTAAAGTAAATGGGATTTGATGGAACTCTTGCTATTATACAGAATTCTCTCTTACTACTGTCAAATCTGTAATAAGAGCTATCATTGAGCACCCTaaaatatgccaggcactgttaagATCTTGCTTTAGACACTTGTGAAGATAATCACACAAACTCTTTACTCTTTGTAGTCAGCTCTTGAAGGGGATTTCTTCCCCATCACCCTCTCCTCCATCAATTTGATGTTATTTCATTAGAAATGTGCCTAAATCTTCCCTGAATTACAAGAATCACCTATAGAAAATGGCATGCGTTTTTCTGTTTGGTGGAAAATTGAcacctcagggcacctgggtggctcagttggttaagcaactgccttcggctcacgtcatgatcctggagtccctggatcgagtcccgcatcgggctccctgcttggcaaggagtctgcttctccctctgaccctaacccctctcatgtgctctctctcaaataaataaataaaatctttaaaaaaacaaaacaaaaagaaaaaagaaaattggcacCTCAGATAGCACCAAAATATAATGATAGAATGCATGTAATATGgattaaaatgaagagaaagtgtTTCTTAACTCTAGTCAGCcatctatttcaaatattttataaaaatccagTGTAACTGAGGAATTAATCTGTTGAAGTTCACTAATGACATTTGACTTACCCTCAAAATCTTCAGAATATCTAACACAaggtcattttatatatatgtacatagcTCACTGAAATTGTTCAATTATAGGCCTATCTGTTTTTCATGCCccttctccccaaaataaattacCAGTATAAATTAAATACCTTAATCCCTTACTCCTTTAATCTTCAatcaaaaggaagaggaaaaggaatctAAAATGTATCAGAAATTAAGGCTTAAAATGATTCCTTTTATTCCTCACTTGCTGAGAACAAAAAGCCAGAAGTAGTAGTATATGTGGTTCTTAAGCTTTTTTGTGTCATAGATCCCTTTGGTATTCTTATGAAAACTCTAGACTCTGTCCCTAGAAAATGCAAGTACACATTCACATagatattatgtatattatgtataatgtCGGTTTCATATGTTCTCTGAACATATGAACATAACCTGAAAGGTTAAGGACCTTAAGAACAGCTGAGAAGTTTCTTGCATATTTAGGCAATGTTCACTATCCTAGGCTGTGATGTTTAAACCAGTGGTCAATAATATCAATGTATAAGCCTATTAATGATatgttttcattatcttttttttaaggaaactggGACATAGGACTTTCTAATTTGCCTTCCCTCATTCTTGACAAGTTTATCTCCTTTAAGTGTATAAATAAGTTATCACCTGTAAGTAGTAACTTACTCAAATAAGACAAAAATCATTTTACTTGATCTATTAATGATATATTACAATCATAAGATCTTAGATTTGATTGAAGCCATTTCCTCATTAGCATTTTGTCCCATGTTCTATTTGAAAATAAACCTAGATTTCAGAGAGTATAATGAACAACTCTTAATTTTGTGAAACACAGTAGAAATCAGGTGGGAGATATTTTCTTCCAAGTATAACCTAGGAAGACATTATATGGGGAGAGAAGTACTTGAAGCTTCTGGATTCCATTTTCTAGATTTATCACTTACTGGCCATAGACtccttatttttctgtcttctttcactaTTTGTAAGTAAACATAACCACTAATTTCACATAGAAAAAGAGACccataaatacatgaaaattttagatatatttgGATTAAAAGTATGAAACTACAGTGCTCATAGACACCGTCcattttttcatgtatgtgtAGCATTTCTAGTTAAATGAGGCCTTCaattttaacactttcttttaaatatactgatttattttccccagctttatggaaaagaaagattatatactaagaaaatataggcaaataatatttttaaacttgtataatagaaaatataacaattttctAAATAACTGGCTCAAAATAAAGTCTTTggtatattagaaaaatatggtAATATTTACAAAAGTATTACTGTGACATAGAGACAGCTATGTATGTGTTATACAGGTAGATaatctaaaaagaaatataatcacaTTGTTAAATATTAGTAGATTCACATTATATTACACTCCTGCTTAAATGGGAAAAACTTATACCATCATGAACatagtatatacatttttctactccgttaacataaataaaattttcctctGTTCTAAAATAATCACATTGTATAGCCacgtattttaaaaaattagatctcattctggttttctgCTGCCACTAACAGTAGGTAT from Neomonachus schauinslandi chromosome X, ASM220157v2, whole genome shotgun sequence encodes the following:
- the CT83 gene encoding kita-kyushu lung cancer antigen 1, with the protein product MSMLLLLLSGILFAFLFVFWKSHFQSSVGEMSSNSTSLALVRPTSSTGSTKSNTDKSLSVNSLSQDILINSPHIITMQKRILANLRIVEYKLAELEHFLVTKGLNGALVNWKSDRLRECNDSGGNH